The region CGGGTCTCCCGGACGAAGAGGTGCACTGCCGACCCGCCCGACGTGTAGCGCTGTCCGGTCGCTGACGCCGACGAGGTGGTGCTCTGCGACTCCCACTGGAAGAGGGTGTCGGTGACGGCCCGGTCGGCGTACATGGTGGTGGGGGAGTAGTGCGCCGCGGACTTGACCAGGGTGACGAAGAACAGGTCGGCCTGGGCGTCGGGCAGCCACTTCACCCCCTCGCGCAGCGACCCCGGGTTGGTCATCCCGAAGGCGGCACATGCCTCGTTGCGGCTGTACCGGGCGTGCACCCGCAACGGCACCGCCCCCGGCGTGAGGGTGGGCGTGACCCGGTGGATGCGGTCCCGCAACACCTCGGCGACCTGCCGCAACTCGGCACAACGCGCCGGTTCCTTCCACAGCCGTGCCAGCTGTTCGTCCCGCATGGCGAGGGGTGCGTTCGGTCCCCAGAGGCTGAAGTGCAGCATGTCGAGCAGTCGGCCGCTGCCCGCGTACACCTGCTGACCTGGCGCGGGCGGTCCGGCCGCGACCCGGGTCAGCAGCTCCAGCCGGTCCACGTCGTCGGTGTGCAGCATGCGACCGATGGCCCGGCCCAACTCCCGGTCGTCCGGGCCGGGCGCGGACGTCTCGATGCCGGCGAGCCGGCGCAGACCGGTCCAGCCGCCGATGCTGGCCGAGCGGTACACGTCCTCGATCTCCAGGCCGGTCTCACAAAGGAACGTGGCCAGGCTGACGTCGCCGAGTTGCCGCAGCTCGGACACCAGACCGGCCTTCGAGGTGGGCAGCGCGCTCTTCAGGTTGGCGAGCACGACCTCCTTCGCCACCCGGTCCAGTTCGACGTGGCAGCCGCTCGGGAGGCTCGGGAAGTCGTCCCGGACCGCCTCGGTGATCGCCCGCCGGCTCACCCCGGTCAGCGCACGCCACCGCAGGTCGAAGCGGAAGTTGGCGTTCTGCCCACCGATGAAGTCGAGCACCGTGAGACAGGGCTTGTCGTCGTCCAGGCGCAGGCCACGGCCGAGCTGTTGCAGGAAGATCGTGGCGCTCTCGGTGGGCCGCAGCATCAGGATCGTGTCGACCATCGGCAGGTCGACGCCCTCGTTGAACAGGTCAACTGTGAAGAGCACCCGCAGCTTGCCGGCCTTGAAGTCCCGCAACAGCCCTTTTTGTGTCGAGCGCTCCACTCCCGACGTCACCGCCGCCGATGGCACGCCGTGGTCGTTGAACCACCTGGCCATGAACTCGGCGTGCCCGATGCTCACGCAGAACCCGAGCGCCCGCATCCGTCCGACGTCCACCTTGTCGCTGACCGCGCGAAGCACCGACCTCGCGCGGGCGTGGTTGCCGGTGTAGACGACGTCCAGCTCCGCCGGGTCGTAGCCCTGGCCGCGCTTCCAGGCGAGGTGCGACAGGTCCACGTCGTCGTGCAGCCCGAAGTACTGGAACGGCGACAGCAACTGCCGCTCCAACGCGTCCCACAGGTGCAGCTCAACCGCCGCGCGGCCGTCGAACCACCGACGCACGTCGCCGCCGTCGGCCCGGTCGGGGGTCGCCGTCAATCCGAGGAGTACGCGGGGACGCAGCCGCTCCAACAGCCGTGTGTACGTCGGCGCCTCCGCGTGGTGGAACTCGTCCACGATCACCATGTCGTACGCCTCGGGGTCGACCTCCCGGCGGTGCAGCGACTGGATGGAGGCGAAGACGTGCTTCCAACCGTTCGGCTTCTCGCCAGCGACAAGCGTCTCCCCGAAGCTGCCGTCGCCCATGACTTGCCGAAACGTCGACAGGCTCTGCCGCAGGATCTGCTCCTGATGGGCGATGAAGAGCAGCGAATCTGTTCGTCCCGCCTTGTGCAGCCGGCGGTAGTCCAGCGCGGCGACGACGGTCTTGCCGGTGCCCGTCGCCATCACCACCAGGTTGCGCCAACGCCCGTGGACCAGCCGTTCGGCGTCCAGGTCGGCCAGGATTTCCGCCTGGTACGGGTACGGGCGCACGTCCAGGTTCGAGATCTCGGTAGGTGTCTGGTCTCGGCGCTCCCCGGTGAGTGCCTGCCGAAGCCGTTCGGCGTCCCTGGCCGCGTCGTACGCCTCGAACGCCGGATCGTTCCAGTAGTCCTCGAACGTCGCCGTGAACGTGTCGATGACGTGCGGCTGCTCGATGTTCGAGATGCGGACGTTCCACTCCACGCCGTCGACCAGCGCGGTCTTCGACAGGTTCGACGAGCCGACGTACGCGGTGGTGGTGCCGTTGTTGCGGCGGAACAGCCACGCCTTGGCGTGCAGGCGGGTGGTCCGCGTCTCGTAGGACACCTTGACCTCAGCGCCGAGCTCCTTCAGCCGGTCGAGCGCTCGCTGATCGGTCGCGCCGAGGTAGGTCGTGGTGATGACCCGGACTTTGCCACCCCGGGCGATCAGGTCGCGGATGGGCTTCTCGACGATGCGCAGTCCGTACCACTTGATGAACGCGCAGAGTAGGTCGACGCTCTCGGCTGAGGCCATCTCGTGGTTGACCTCGTGGCCGATGCGGGGCTGGTGACGGCCGTTGACGAGTAACGCGCCGGTGGAGAGCGGGGTGGTCGGTCGGTCTGGGAAGGCTGGTAGCGCGGGTGGGGTTGGTGGGGCGGCGATGGCGTGGAGCAGGTGCTTCGCGTCGGTCACCTGGTCTTGGTCCGTTGCGGCCTTCGGGCTCAGCTCGCCGATGGCGTCGGCGATCCGGTTCGCCAGCTCGACCTGGTGGTGGAGCTTGTCGTCGCCGCCGGGGACGGATTGGAGGGCGCGGGCGGCCAGGGCGGCGATGTGCCGCGCGAGGGTGGTGTGCGCGTCGGCGGGGTCGAGCTTGTGGTGCTGGATCAGAGCGGGATCGACGTGCTGAAGACGATCGGCGAGCTCACGAGTGATCAGATGCTCGTAAAGCCCTCGCTCAAGATCCGTCATCAGGAGACGGTAGCTCCGTTGCGTTGCCCCTTCTGTCGGGTCCGCGACAACATTCACCCATCGAGCCTGCGGCATGCATTGCTAGAGAGTTTCCAGTATGGACCGCAGTAGTGGTGATCACCGTGGTGAGCAGGGAGTTGCGGGCTATGCCGGAGAACGTCGATGGAAACGTGAAGTGATGGCGGCGGCGCCCTCAGCCTCTGCTGCAGATATATGCCAGAAGCGCCGTCACTCTGGGGGTCCCGCGGGAAGGTCCATGGCGGTAAAGTCGTCCCTGCCGCCGGCGGGGAAGGGGCGAGTCCATGTATGCAGCTGCGAATTTGCGTAATAGGTATAGATGCGGTCCGTTCTCGCCACCTCGGAAGCCGGTTCTTACGCCTGTCTAATCCTTGTGACATTTTCTAAGCCACGTCAGTGGCACGACTCGGGCGTGTAGTTAGGCCGTAAACCGGGCCGGGTGGACGTTGTCCGTATAGGCGTTAGCGTTGCAGGCGTTCGCGCAACGCGGATGGGGAGTAATGTGTCTGTTCGGCGCATTCCTGGAGAGATAAACGGCGTCCCGGTGTTGGTGGAGGTCGTTCCGATCGGCGACGAGTACACGAGCACTAGACCAGCTCAGCAGAAAGCAGAGGAGCTTTTTGTCAAGGCTCAATCCGTAATTGAAGGAATGGTTGCATCTACTGCCGAAATGATGAGGTCTGCGGCTTATCGCGCGGCGCGACCTTCACAGGTGGAAGTTCAGTTTGGCTTGAAATTCTCTACACAAGCGGGGGTGATCTTCGCGAGCGCAGCCTCAGAGGCGAGCTTGAACGTGAAGTTGGTTTTTGGATCTGTCGGGGTGGCGGACGACGAAACCCGTTCTGATGTCGAGATGAAGGGAGGCAGCGATGAGCGTATCGACCGGTCAAGTTGCTGAAGAATTTCTGGGTCGCATTGAGAATGCCCAGGGCGACTATGTTGGCACATGTTTCCAAGTAACCGCTGGGGTGCTTGTGACTGCAGCTCACGTGATCCAGGAGGCTCTGCAAGAGGTAGACCGTTCAAACTTGATGGGTAGGATCGTCGCCGTTGCTCCACTCACCTCTGCCGGACGCGGGAACATTGCGGCCCGCGTGATCGCGGTGCATCCTAGTCAAGATCTTGCAGTCCTTCAAAGTGATAACCCCCTGCCCGCAGAGGTGTCGCACTTGGCGTATTCTGATGTGCAATCACCGGGGACCGAATTCTATATTACCGGCTGCGCTCTTCTTGATAACGAGTCGCGGTATAAAAGTTTGACCACTCTTGGCCACTGGGGGCGATCTGCCCACACGCTCAACGATTCTTCAATAGGGGCGGGGACCGCTGCCGGGGCGGAGCGGGGAATGAGTGGATCCCCGGTCTTGCGAACCAGCGACAATGCCGTTATTGGCGTGATGAGCATGCGTTACAACAGCGACGGCTGGTCCAGGGATCGGGTTTGGTTCGCCCGGGTCGAAGATTTGGTGTCAATCCTTCCACCCACGGTTCGAGTGCCTATATTTCGCACTGCCGCAAATGGGGATGATGGTGCAACTCGCTTAGGGGTGACATACGAAGATAAGTCCAGATTAGCGAACGAAGCTAACTTCTTCATGCCTAACGAATGGACCGGGGCATGGGTCGATTCGGTAGCTGCCTTGGAGTCGAGCAAGGTACTAATTCTCGTCGCTCCCGCAGGCTTCGGTTCAACAACATTCGCTGAACAGTTGATCGTTAGGGAGGGCGACTTCCGCCTGCGATTGGCTAAACTTGAGCCGGGTGACTGGGACAGGCCGCATGCTGCTTCCCTGCCCATGCAGGCATGGCACGGATACATTCTCGACTTGCAAGACCCTGAGCATGATAGGCCCACCGCCGAATTCCTGCGCGGTTTGGACGATATCGCGACCGCTCTCGCTGAAATCCAATCGCATCTTATCGTGACGATCAAAGAAAGTTTGTGGTCTAATCGGCATGCCACATCACTAAACAATGTACGAGCTGTTCGTATCGATCAGCCGCCGGATCCACATGCGCTGGTCGAGAGATTTTTCGAAGAGTTCGACCCTATCGTTGTCGAAGCGGTACGTCAAGATCGCGTTCGCACGCACCTTAATGGCATGAATGCGATCGAGTCTAGCCAGGCTGTGGGACAGATCGTGGATCTGCTCGAGCCCTTTGGTGACCGCAGTTCATTATCTACTTCAAAAATCGCCGAAATGATTGCCGAGGTGCTCGATAATCACGTCGACGACTTGGATGTATTATTCGGTGAGGAAGGCACCGATCATCGGCCTACCTCCTCGTTTAGTAGAGAAAAAGACCGACCCCTTGCGCTCAACGATCGATGCTTGCTACTTACACTTTCTGTCCGTTCTGCGGTGCATCTGAGCAATCTTGAACGCGATTGGCGAAGCTTTCTGTCCGAGCTTAGAGGGAAGCCTGAGGAGGATGTTCGTCACCTGGACGCCGTCTTGGCTAGGTCTGGAATTAGGGGACGGCTAAAGCGTATTCGCGCATCGGTCGACAGAGACGAAATGGCCCGACTGGCTAGGCCAGCTTTCGGTGTGGCGGCTATCCGTTACGTCTGGGATAACTATAGCGAGGTGCGGCGCCCGCTCGTCCGTTGGATGAGTACAAATATCTCTCAGGATTCGGGGCCGCTCTCGCCGGCTGCGTGGGTGTCTACCTTGGTGCGTCGAAGTCAAGACATCGAATTCATTCGTCACGATCTCCGTAACATCGGCGACAAAGGGATTTTGAAGGATGTTCTTTTCGACGCCTGTCGCGACATGCACATGCGGCGTCGGGCGGAGCGGATATTGTATGATTGGGCACAAAGTGCCGAGATGCAAGACGTCGTCATAGACGTTGCGACGCGCCTATACCTCCTCGATCAACGCCCGATCGCTGTTAGGCGATTGCAGCGAGTGGCTGATTCCGCCAAAATATCAGATGGAACCGCGGCACTGGTTGTGGCGGCCTTCGACCAGTTCCTTGCAGACGAAAACGCACGAGAGCCTTTCCTCGCTACGGTCTCGGAATGGTTGACTGCGGCCGGCGCGCGGGCCTCCTCAAGGTTTGCGCTCGATGCGATGGTAAGAGACGCTGAAGGCGTCGAAGTGTTTCTCGCTCTCGAGAAGAGAGGAATTTTGCAACTAAAACCTTTTCTGGCGCAGCTTCTTGATGATGAGCCTTCGCATGCAACAATTGTCACTATGTTTAGGTCGGCTAATGACGACGCCAGCTATGATGCCCTCATCGAGTCCTTGGCCGGCGCCGCACGGGAAAACGGGCTGATCGCGAGTCTCTTCAGGTTGTCCGGGGCGCTGGATTCCACGGCCGGAATGCGGAATCCGGTCAAGGACTTGTCGGTGCGGCTGGAGGGGTACATTGCGGGAAGGGTTGTGGAAAGTAGCCATGTTCAGGCTTGACCGCCGGCGAAGGGCTATCCTCTTCCCGGCTCGGATGCCGCTGGAGACGCGCACCGAACACGTGCTCTTGGAAGCGGACTTTACCGCGACGGTTCGAACGGGGCGTACTCACGCGGACTTGGACGCCTTAGTGCGTAGCAGGCTGCATGCGCTAGCTTTCAGCGTCACCTCCAGATTGCAGCCGGTATTCGTCGGGCAGGCCCAGGACGAGATCAACGGCCTGTTGGGGCAACCCAAAGATTGCCCCGATGGCTTTTACCGCGATTTAGTTGGGAATGTTCAGTTGTATATGTCCGACGAGGTTACCGCCGACCTTGCGAAGCAGCGAGAGGATGCTGCCAGGCTTCGGCGGCTTCGTTTTTTGAAGGAAAACATCTTCTCTGACCCGAGCTTCGTGGCTATTGAGCTGTTCGAGCGCAATCCCGTAGGTGGTCCCGAGCTGGATTCCTTGCTCAAGAGAGCTTCTGAGATGGCTCTAAAGCTCAGGTCGTTCGATGACTGGTGGGCCCCTTTGTTGCTGGCTTGGGGGGATCTCGCTCAAAAGATGCAATCTCCCGCGGAGGCCGATGTTGCGATGCGCGTACTCCTTAGGGCAATTAGCGACCTCGACTCGAGGCTAATTCGAAATTACCCAGTTCCGAGACCAGAGGCTGGCGGCCCTAACTAACCCACTGAATAGATTGTGGCTATGCCGAAATTTCCTACATCAAGTCGCCTTGATGCCGCCCTGCCTGTGAAGGTAGATAAGTGCGCATTCATCCTTAGGGTCGACGATGCGTCCAATAGAGCGAGGGGAAGGGCAGCCTGCCTTATGGATGTTGCCAGCTACTTCTGCGTTAGTGGTGCGCCTGTGCAGGTGAGGACATGGACGTCGAAGACTGGTGCACTCTGCCAGTTCGGCCGCAAGGTGGTGACCTTGCTCCAGCCCCAACACCCATACATCGTTTGGGCGGCCAGATTGTCAGAGCGGACCAGGAGGGTTGCTCGGGTCTCAGTCCGGCATCCGATCAAGTCATTGTGTAGCGCTGCGGCGATGCCCTGACGTCGCCAACCGGGACGTACCAGCAGCTCGCTGATCGCGAAGGTACGTTGGCCGTCCTCGTCGGTGAACCCGGGCGGCACCGGCTCGTGGATGCCATCCCACCACCGAGTCTCGGATGGCAGCGGGAACCCATAGATATAGCCGACCAGGGTCCCGTCGAGCGTTGCGGTGACCAGCTCCCAACCGACCCGTTGCATGTGTAGGGAGAGCTGACGCCGGTACCGGTCCTCGCTGTGGAACTCGCTGCCGCCCGCGTAGACCTCCAGGTAGAGGTCCACCAACTGATCGAGGATTCCCTTGGCCTCGTCCGCGTTGTGATGGCGGAGTTGCAGGCCCTCGATCACGCTTTCACCGCTAGGTCGTAAGCACTGACGAACTCGCGGGCTGCCGTGGTCGCTCGCCGTGATGTCGCCAGAGTCGAATGCACCTGTGCAAGATGCCGGGTGATGCGCCCTGAGTTCATCCGGCTTACTGCGGGCAGTGCGTCCAGCGCGATTCGCGCTGCCTCGTTGACGTCGCCTTGCTGGTACATCGCCTGAGAGAGGTGGACGGCGTAGTAGACCTGGTTACGTCGATGGCCCGGCGATGGGTTGGCGATGATCTCGCGGAACGATTGAGCGGCACGGCCGGGTTTGTCTAACTCAAGGTAGGAGAGCCCTTCGATGCCGTTCAGCTCTTGCGAGTTCACGAAGTGAACAAATCCCGGATCATCCTCATGTGTTCCGCGTTCTAGCTCACGGCGAGCCTTGGTCATTTCGCGACTGAACCCACTCTCGTCCCTCAGTACGGCGTGGGCATGCGCCCTTCGCAGGTGCAGCAACGTGGTGAGTCGAGGCGTCGCCCATCCGGCAGACACACGCAGCGCGGCTTCGGCACAATGCAGTGCCTCGCCGGGCTGACTCTCCCGAAGCAGCATCGATAGCTGGGTCAGCGCCCGCACTTCTACGCGAGGGTCATCGGCGATGCGGGCCCGGGTGATGGCCTCGTTCAGGTACGGCCTGGCTTCTGGCCGGCGGTCGGCATCGATAGCGAGCCACGCGGCTTGGATGCCGAGATCAGCCAGGGCGCTTTGAAGAGCGTCGCCAACGGCTCTGCTGTAGTTCGAGCTCGCCGCCCAGGTCGATAGCCTGGTGTGCACGTGGATAGCGACGTCACACAGTTGGTCGGCGCCGACTGCCGCATCGGCCCGTCGGAGATCTTCCACCAGCGAGGTGGCCAGTCGTACCTGCTCCATGCCGATATTCGCCGGGTCGGCAGAGCCCGTGAGCAGGTAGGGGTGACCGGCTGCGGCGAGTCCCGCGAGCGCGGCCATTGCGTTGAAGCGTCGCCGGTCCGTAGCGCCACCCCCTTCGGTTGGTGCCTCCTCCACGGTAACCGCCATGGCCGGGACTTCACCCTGCTCAGCTTGAGGGGCGTCGTGTGTGCGACCGGGCGCGCGATTCCGGATTTGAAAGGGCTGGTCAGGAAGACCGAACCACAGGCAAGACGCCGGTATCCGAAGGATCTGCGCCCAGTGCGCGAGTCGGTCCAGGTGCACGAGCGGCGGCCCGTTCTCCACTCGACTGAGCTGTGCCTGCGTGATGCTCAGCCAACTCGCGACCACGGTCTGCGGCAAAGCGACGCGGCCGTGGTACGGGTGAGACCGGTAAGCCCTGATGAGCCGCCCGAGATGTCGCTCGGCCAAGGCCTGCCGGACCGGCTCGTGGTCCCAGAAACTGGCCGGCACCACCGGCGGTGCGCTCAGACGATCACGCTCGGCAGCCTGGCAGGGAGCACATCGCCCGCTGTCGTTGTCGCGAGCCAGGCGCCCGCCGCACCGGGGGCAGTTCGCATGTGTCACCGGCGGCTCCGTCCGTCTCGCCTCATCGAGCCTATTCATTGAACAGGCTGCGTGGAGGGTTGGTATACGTGAGACGCATATCCGGGGTGACAGCAGTTGCTCAAGCCGGGCGTACCAACCGCAACGTCTCGATGACCACGCCCCATCGCTCTGGTGAGTTCAGCGGTTTCCCGTCCGCCACGACCACGCCGGCAGCGCGCAGCACCTCCAGGTGACCCGCGTACGCCGGATGCGCCGCCAACTCGTCCTTGGTGTGCGGGAACGCGATGATCGGCAGTCCCGCTCCCAGTGATTCGTTGAGGACGCCGAGCGCCAGTGTGTCGTTGATGCCCAGCGCCCACTTCGTCACCGTGTTGAACGTGACCGGCGCGGCCACCACCACGTCAGCCGGAGGATGCGGCTCGGGGTCGCCGGGCATGCGCCACTCGACGCGTACCAGATAACCGGTTTTGTTCTGGAGCGCCTCCCGGTCGAGCCACGGCGCGGCGGTCGGGCTGACGATCATGCACACCTGCCACCCGTCGGCGATCAGTAGATCGACCAACTCGTGGATGTGTTCCGCCGGGCCCGCGGCGCAGACGACCAGATACAGCACCGGACGTTCCGTCATGCCCGCAGTCTGCCCGACTCGGCGGAGGCGTGGTCGAGCGCATACCGATTCCGCATGCCGCCCACGATCACCGTGACATGCCGTATCGCCTGGTCAAGCGCGAGAGTCGACGCATGGCCCGGGGCGGGTGCTCGGTCCTGGAGTTGCGCCGGCCCCCGTAACGGCGCAGCTTTCCCCGCCCGCCCCGGTGCCACTCAACTCGTCACCATCCTGGAGCCGCCATGCCCACCCTGACCGCCGCCTGGGCTTCGGTCGACGATCGGGCCGCCGGTGACTTCTGGTGCACACTCGAAGACCGCCAGCCCGGCCTGCTTCCGCACCGGGACGCGCCGCTGTTCTTCACCGCGTTGGGCCGCCTCGCGGTCGGCGGCGACGACCCGGCGAACCGGGCGGCGCTGCTCAGGGTGCTCGGCCGCGCGTACCGTCACTTCGACCTGCTCCCGCACGCCACCACCATCGGCGACGCGCTGCTCGCGACAGTCGCCCGCCACGTCCACCCACTGTGGACGCCGCAGCTCGCCGCCACCGCCGAGCGCGCCCTGCGCCGATCCACAGACGCCGTGCGCCGCGCCGCCAGACAGGCCGGCGACGGCTCGGCCTGGTGGCACGTCCAGGTGATCGGCCACGACCGGCCGTCTCCCGACATCGCCATCCTGACGGTACGTCCCTGGCGGCGACTGCCCTTCCAGCCAGGTCAGGCCGTGCCGGTCTGCACACCCCGCCTGCCCGGGCACTGGCGCTGGCTCTCACCAGCCAACGCCCCACGCGCCGATGGCACCGTCGAGCTGCACGTCCGCGCCGTGCCCGGCGGCACCGTCTCCCACGACCTGGTTCATCGGGTACGCCCCGGCGAGCTGCTCTGGCTCGGCCCGCCCGTCGACACCGGGCTGAGCCTCGACCCGGCGAGCACCAACGATCTGCTGCTCGTCGCCGGTGGCACCGGCCTGGCACCACTGCGCGCCCTGGTCGAGCAGGTCGCCGCCGCACCGGACGGTCGACGGGTGACGCTTGTCGTCGGCGCGCGCACGTTCACCGACCTGTACGACGCGATCGCACTCGACAAGCTGCAATGCGCCCACGACTGGCTGACCATCGTGCCGGCGCTCTCCGACGACCTCTGCGCCGAGCCGGCCGAGCGGGGCGACGCCCTAAGCATCGCTCTCGATCAGTATCAGCCTGGCCAGGACATCTACCTCTGCGGCCCGCCCGCGATGCTGGCCAATGCGCGGCTACGGCTGTGTACCCTCGGCATCCCCGTCGCGCGCATCCACCTGCCCAGGGCGCCAGAGGGTCGGGAATAGTTCGCCGAGAAGCGTGATGCCGGTGAGGCATCAAGATGACTCACCAGCATCACGCTCGTCAGGACCAAGCCTGCCGGACCCGGGTCACACCCCCCGGCGCGCGGTCAGGTGTTCGTGTCGCCGAACTCGCGTACCCCGTCGACGTCAAGCGTGATCCGCCCGTTCTCGGTCCACTGGCCGGTGGCGGCGAGCCAACTCGGGTCGTCGCGCTCGTCGATGGTGCTCCAGCTGTGCCGGTGATGCCGTAGCTGGATCGGCCCTGTCGACTGGCCCGGCGCGAGCGTCCCACCGGTGAAGGTCAGCTCCACCCAACCGGGGACGGCAGTGCCCGGCGGGGGATACGGCGGCGCCGGTGTCGACATCGCCGACGGCGGCCCGCCCGGTGGGACGAAGAACTGCACGGTCTGGCGGATCCGGTCGCAGCCCAGCGCCGCCCAGTCGCAGTTCGGCACCAGCGAGGTGTTGCCGCCCTCGAAGCGCAGGTGGTAGCGCACCTGCACAGTGCTCAGGTCGAGCGGCCCGGTGCCCGTGTTGGTGACCCGCAGGAGGTGCTGGATCTGGTTGTTCGTCGGGGACCAGTCGAGATTGAGGTAGCTGACCGTCGCGCGGCCGCTGGCCGTGCGCACTGTGGTGGCGGCCGAGGAGTCGGAGTAGCCGCCGAGCGCGCGGGCGGCAACCGCGATGCGGTACGTCGTGCCGGGCGCCAGGTCGGTCAGCGTGATCGTGGTGTCCACTGTGGTGCCGAGCCAGCGGTACGTGTTGGGGCCCAGTGGCACCTGCACCTCGTAGTTGATGGGCTGACCGGTGCCCTGCCCGTCGACCCAGGTGGACGGCGCCCAGGTGAGCGTGAGCTGGTGAGGTTCGTTGACCACCACCGTCGGGCTGCCAGGGGTGCTGATCGCCGGGCCGTCGTCGGCATGGGCGACGCTGACGGCGAGCAGGCTCGCCAGCGCGGCGACGGCTACGACGGCGATGGCGCGGCGAGGGGACATGAGGCGAATGCTAGGGCCGTGCCCGCAAAACCGATAGTCAACAGTCAATATGTGGTTCGCCGGCAACTGGTCCGACACGGCGTACGCCATCTGCGCCACGGCGTAGCGACGAGTGTTACGTGTGGCCGCCCCGGCGCTTCGGGGGCGGCCACACCGGCTGACTGGTCGGCTCAGGAGCTGCCTTGCCGCTGGATCCGCCCGTCGCCCGAGACCTTGGCCCGGCCCAGGTCGCGTTCGGTGCCGGCCGGGCCGGTCGCGGTACGGCGGTGCCGTTGGTCGGGCGAGTGCTCCACGGTCGAGCCCTGGCGGCCCGGAGCGCCGCTGCCCGGATGCCGCCGCCCACGTGCCGATTCGCCGCCGCTGTCGTGTTTGTTCTGCTTGTGGCTACCCATGGATCGCGCGTACCCGGTCACTGTGCGGCTAGTCCTGAGCCTTCGTCAGCGCCACGGGAGCGAGCGGACTCACGGATTCCAGTAGACGAGGACGCTGGCCTGGTCGAAGCGTCGATCCCTCAGGTCGGCACGCTGGATCACCCAGTGGATGCTCGCGCCGCCCTGTCTGCCGCCGTGGAACTCGGCCAGCAGAACCCAGTCACCATGGTCCGGTGGCCCACCACCGCGCACCGGCCCGTCGTGGCCGGACCAGCCCGAGGGGTTGGCGCCCAACCAGGCGGGGTTGAAGCCGTTGCAGTCAGTGCCGTAGCCGCCCAACAGTAGCGGCGTCCAGCCTCGACGGGAGAACGGGCCGTCCGGCACTTTGCCAAGGACGTCCTGCCACACCTTGGTCATCTCTTCGAACGGGGGATCTCCCGGCAGCGGCGGTGACCACGGGGGCCCCGGGATCGTCTTGACGTAGGGAAGCGAGATGTCGACCGTGAGGTGCAGATCGCCCTGGGGGATCTTCGCGTAGACCTCGGCACACTCCTCGTCGTCCGGGGTGAAGCCCGGCGGATACTGTTCTCGCTCATCGACGGCGACGCCCGCCGGCACGTACATCACCTCGCCGTAGCCGTCTTCTTCGGGCCAGCCGAACAGCAGCAGTTGGCCGTCGGCCGGTAGCGGAAGGTCGGTCAGGTCCGCCGGAAGGGCAGCGCAGTCGATGGTGGCGATCAAGGGAAACCTGGGGTCCTCGGCGTCGGCCGGGAGCATGACCGGCCCACGGAGGGCGCCCACGACCGGCCCGTCACCCTGCTGTGTCAGGAGCGCAGACGGGCGGGCGAGCTCCAGCCAGCGCTCCACGTCGGCGGCGGGGATGTCGCGGCGCAGCGCCTCGGCGCGGACCTGATCGAGGATCTTCACGT is a window of Micromonospora sp. WMMD961 DNA encoding:
- a CDS encoding DUF3427 domain-containing protein, producing MTDLERGLYEHLITRELADRLQHVDPALIQHHKLDPADAHTTLARHIAALAARALQSVPGGDDKLHHQVELANRIADAIGELSPKAATDQDQVTDAKHLLHAIAAPPTPPALPAFPDRPTTPLSTGALLVNGRHQPRIGHEVNHEMASAESVDLLCAFIKWYGLRIVEKPIRDLIARGGKVRVITTTYLGATDQRALDRLKELGAEVKVSYETRTTRLHAKAWLFRRNNGTTTAYVGSSNLSKTALVDGVEWNVRISNIEQPHVIDTFTATFEDYWNDPAFEAYDAARDAERLRQALTGERRDQTPTEISNLDVRPYPYQAEILADLDAERLVHGRWRNLVVMATGTGKTVVAALDYRRLHKAGRTDSLLFIAHQEQILRQSLSTFRQVMGDGSFGETLVAGEKPNGWKHVFASIQSLHRREVDPEAYDMVIVDEFHHAEAPTYTRLLERLRPRVLLGLTATPDRADGGDVRRWFDGRAAVELHLWDALERQLLSPFQYFGLHDDVDLSHLAWKRGQGYDPAELDVVYTGNHARARSVLRAVSDKVDVGRMRALGFCVSIGHAEFMARWFNDHGVPSAAVTSGVERSTQKGLLRDFKAGKLRVLFTVDLFNEGVDLPMVDTILMLRPTESATIFLQQLGRGLRLDDDKPCLTVLDFIGGQNANFRFDLRWRALTGVSRRAITEAVRDDFPSLPSGCHVELDRVAKEVVLANLKSALPTSKAGLVSELRQLGDVSLATFLCETGLEIEDVYRSASIGGWTGLRRLAGIETSAPGPDDRELGRAIGRMLHTDDVDRLELLTRVAAGPPAPGQQVYAGSGRLLDMLHFSLWGPNAPLAMRDEQLARLWKEPARCAELRQVAEVLRDRIHRVTPTLTPGAVPLRVHARYSRNEACAAFGMTNPGSLREGVKWLPDAQADLFFVTLVKSAAHYSPTTMYADRAVTDTLFQWESQSTTSSASATGQRYTSGGSAVHLFVRETRIPDRDLGAPPYLYAGPMTYQEHTGDRPMRILWKLRHALPADMYVAARAIAA
- a CDS encoding serine protease: MSVSTGQVAEEFLGRIENAQGDYVGTCFQVTAGVLVTAAHVIQEALQEVDRSNLMGRIVAVAPLTSAGRGNIAARVIAVHPSQDLAVLQSDNPLPAEVSHLAYSDVQSPGTEFYITGCALLDNESRYKSLTTLGHWGRSAHTLNDSSIGAGTAAGAERGMSGSPVLRTSDNAVIGVMSMRYNSDGWSRDRVWFARVEDLVSILPPTVRVPIFRTAANGDDGATRLGVTYEDKSRLANEANFFMPNEWTGAWVDSVAALESSKVLILVAPAGFGSTTFAEQLIVREGDFRLRLAKLEPGDWDRPHAASLPMQAWHGYILDLQDPEHDRPTAEFLRGLDDIATALAEIQSHLIVTIKESLWSNRHATSLNNVRAVRIDQPPDPHALVERFFEEFDPIVVEAVRQDRVRTHLNGMNAIESSQAVGQIVDLLEPFGDRSSLSTSKIAEMIAEVLDNHVDDLDVLFGEEGTDHRPTSSFSREKDRPLALNDRCLLLTLSVRSAVHLSNLERDWRSFLSELRGKPEEDVRHLDAVLARSGIRGRLKRIRASVDRDEMARLARPAFGVAAIRYVWDNYSEVRRPLVRWMSTNISQDSGPLSPAAWVSTLVRRSQDIEFIRHDLRNIGDKGILKDVLFDACRDMHMRRRAERILYDWAQSAEMQDVVIDVATRLYLLDQRPIAVRRLQRVADSAKISDGTAALVVAAFDQFLADENAREPFLATVSEWLTAAGARASSRFALDAMVRDAEGVEVFLALEKRGILQLKPFLAQLLDDEPSHATIVTMFRSANDDASYDALIESLAGAARENGLIASLFRLSGALDSTAGMRNPVKDLSVRLEGYIAGRVVESSHVQA
- a CDS encoding CU044_2847 family protein, with translation MSVRRIPGEINGVPVLVEVVPIGDEYTSTRPAQQKAEELFVKAQSVIEGMVASTAEMMRSAAYRAARPSQVEVQFGLKFSTQAGVIFASAASEASLNVKLVFGSVGVADDETRSDVEMKGGSDERIDRSSC
- a CDS encoding flavoprotein, whose amino-acid sequence is MTERPVLYLVVCAAGPAEHIHELVDLLIADGWQVCMIVSPTAAPWLDREALQNKTGYLVRVEWRMPGDPEPHPPADVVVAAPVTFNTVTKWALGINDTLALGVLNESLGAGLPIIAFPHTKDELAAHPAYAGHLEVLRAAGVVVADGKPLNSPERWGVVIETLRLVRPA
- a CDS encoding GNAT family N-acetyltransferase translates to MIEGLQLRHHNADEAKGILDQLVDLYLEVYAGGSEFHSEDRYRRQLSLHMQRVGWELVTATLDGTLVGYIYGFPLPSETRWWDGIHEPVPPGFTDEDGQRTFAISELLVRPGWRRQGIAAALHNDLIGCRTETRATLLVRSDNLAAQTMYGCWGWSKVTTLRPNWQSAPVFDVHVLTCTGAPLTQK